One stretch of Excalfactoria chinensis isolate bCotChi1 chromosome 2, bCotChi1.hap2, whole genome shotgun sequence DNA includes these proteins:
- the MED10 gene encoding mediator of RNA polymerase II transcription subunit 10 isoform X2 yields the protein MRRGPEAARAAMAMAEKFDSLEEHLEKFVENIRQLGIIVSDFQPSSQAGLNQKLNFMVTGLQDIDKCRQQLHDISVPLEVFEYIDQGRNPQLYTKECLERALAKNEQVKGKIDTMKNILRLNSEMMGDGSSC from the exons ATGCGCCGTGGCCCGGAAGCTGCGCGGGCCGCTATGGCGATGGCGGAGAAGTTCGACTCGCTGGAGGAGCACCTGGAGAAGTTCGTAGAGAACATCCGACAGCTCGGCATCATCGTTAGCGActtccagcccagcagccaggcCGGCCTCAACCAGAAACT gaaTTTCATGGTGACGGGCCTACAGGACATCGACAAGTGCCGGCAGCAGCTTCACGACATCAGCGTGCCCTTGGAAGTGTTCGA GTACATAGATCAAGGTCGCAACCCTCAGCTTTACACTAAGGAATGCCTGGAGAGAGCTTTGGCTAAGAATGagcaagtaaaaggaaaaattgaCACAATGAAG AACATCCTTAGGCTGAATTCTGAAATGATGGGGGATGGGAGTTCGTGCTGA
- the MED10 gene encoding mediator of RNA polymerase II transcription subunit 10 isoform X1, whose product MRRGPEAARAAMAMAEKFDSLEEHLEKFVENIRQLGIIVSDFQPSSQAGLNQKLNFMVTGLQDIDKCRQQLHDISVPLEVFEYIDQGRNPQLYTKECLERALAKNEQVKGKIDTMKKFKSLLIQELTKVFPEDMAKYKAIRGEDPPP is encoded by the exons ATGCGCCGTGGCCCGGAAGCTGCGCGGGCCGCTATGGCGATGGCGGAGAAGTTCGACTCGCTGGAGGAGCACCTGGAGAAGTTCGTAGAGAACATCCGACAGCTCGGCATCATCGTTAGCGActtccagcccagcagccaggcCGGCCTCAACCAGAAACT gaaTTTCATGGTGACGGGCCTACAGGACATCGACAAGTGCCGGCAGCAGCTTCACGACATCAGCGTGCCCTTGGAAGTGTTCGA GTACATAGATCAAGGTCGCAACCCTCAGCTTTACACTAAGGAATGCCTGGAGAGAGCTTTGGCTAAGAATGagcaagtaaaaggaaaaattgaCACAATGAAG aagtTTAAAAGTCTGTTGATTCAAGAACTAACAAAGGTGTTCCCCGAAGACATGGCAAAGTACAAAGCTATTCGAGGCGAGGATCCTCCTCCTTAA